Proteins encoded together in one Musa acuminata AAA Group cultivar baxijiao chromosome BXJ3-6, Cavendish_Baxijiao_AAA, whole genome shotgun sequence window:
- the LOC135641081 gene encoding probable galactinol--sucrose galactosyltransferase 6 isoform X1, with amino-acid sequence MTITKTVWVSDRKLVIKDRTVLSGVPENVISSSAVSSGPVDGIFLGTQFSEPSCRHVVSLGTLRDVRFLASFRFKLWWMAQKMGDQGRDIPHETQFLLLESKDGSQLTAMDGSGSSSDEIVYTVFLPLVEGPFRACLQGNSRDELELCLESGDDDTKSASFSHVLFVGAASSDPFAAISGAIDAVKSRLKSFRHRSDKKLPGVVDYFGWCTWDAFYQDVTQEGVEAGLRSLTAGGAPPRFVIIDDGWQSVGSDQSSEEPEKPSPLLRLTGIKENGKFQSKEDPAAGIKTIVQTAKDKYGLKYVYVWHAITGYWGGVRPGVEGMEDYNSKMQYPKVSPGVVENEPGMKTDVLTMQGLGLVHPKSVYKFYNELHRYLAAAGIDGVKVDVQCILETLGAGHGGRVELTRQYHRALDASIAKNFPDNGCIACMSHNTDALYCSKQTAVVRASDDFYPRDSVSHTIHIASVAYNSIFLGEIMLPDWDMFHSLHPAAEYHASARAISGGPIYVSDAPGKHNFELLKKLVLPDGSILRARLPGRPTRDCLFSDPARDGVSLLKIWNMNKYTGVLGVFNCQGAAWSSTEKKNMFHQTTSEALTCAVRGSDVHLVSEAATDRDWKGDCVAFRHRDGELVLLPFRAAMPVSLKVLEHEIFTVSPIKDLAPGIRFAPIGLADMFNAGAAVEGLTYHVLSAASMLESGSGFGGSESNEAPPPANRGPDALAIICMEVKGCGRFGAYSSVRPRRCSLGSVDVEFAYDSSSGFLALHLEAMPKGDQRVHNVVVEV; translated from the exons atgacgatCACCAAAACAGTCTGGGTTTCTGATAGGAAACTGGTCATCAAAGACCGCACCGTCCTCTCCGGCGTTCCTGAGAACGTGATCTCTAGCTCTGCCGTCAGCTCCGGCCCCGTCGACGGCATCTTCCTCGGCACTCAGTTCTCTGAGCCGTCATGTCGTCATGTCGTGTCTCTTGGCACGCTGAG AGATGTTCGATTCTTGGCGAGCTTCCGCTTCAAGCTGTGGTGGATGGCTCAGAAGATGGGCGATCAGGGGAGGGACATCCCCCATGAGACCCAATTCCTCCTCCTTGAATCCAAGGATGGATCTCAGCTTACGGCGATggatggcagcggcagcagcagcgatgAGATTGTCTACACCGTCTTCCTCCCGCTAGTCGAAGGCCCCTTCCGGGCCTGCCTCCAGGGTAACTCCCGCGACGAGCTGGAGCTGTGCCTTGAGAGCGGCGACGACGACACCAAGTCCGCCTCCTTCTCCCACGTCCTGTTCGTCGGCGCCGCGAGCTCCGACCCCTTTGCAGCCATATCAGGCGCCATCGACGCCGTCAAGTCCCGTCTCAAGTCCTTCCGCCACCGCAGCGATAAGAAGCTCCCGGGCGTCGTGGACTACTTCGGCTGGTGCACGTGGGACGCCTTCTACCAGGACGTCACGCAGGAGGGCGTCGAAGCCGGGCTCAGAAGCCTCACTGCCGGCGGCGCCCCGCCGCGATTCGTCATCATCGATGACGGATGGCAGTCCGTCGGCTCCGATCAATCCTCAGAAGAGCCAGAGAAGCCGAGTCCTTTGCTACGGCTGACCGGAATCAAGGAGAACGGCAAGttccagagcaaggaggatcccgCCGCCGGGATCAAGACAATCGTGCAAACAGCGAAGGACAAGTACGGGCTCAAGTATGTCTACGTATGGCACGCGATCACTGGGTACTGGGGCGGAGTGCGGCCGGGGGTCGAGGGGATGGAGGACTACAATTCCAAGATGCAGTACCCCAAGGTGTCGCCGGGAGTGGTGGAGAACGAGCCGGGGATGAAGACGGACGTGCTCACGATGCAGGGGCTGGGCCTGGTGCACCCCAAGAGCGTATACAAGTTCTACAACGAGCTCCACCGCTACTTGGCGGCCGCCGGCATCGACGGGGTCAAGGTCGACGTGCAGTGCATCTTGGAGACCCTCGGTGCCGGACACGGTGGGAGGGTGGAGCTGACGCGACAGTACCACCGGGCTCTCGATGCATCGATCGCCAAGAATTTCCCGGACAATGGCTGCATCGCTTGCATGAGCCACAACACCGATGCTCTCTACTG CTCGAAGCAGACGGCGGTGGTGCGGGCGTCGGATGATTTCTACCCGAGGGATTCGGTGTCGCACACCATCCACATCGCCTCAGTTGCGTACAACAGCATCTTCCTCGGTGAGATCATGCTCCCTGATTGGGACATGTTCCACTCTCTGCATCCGGCAGCAGAGTACCATGCATCAGCTCGAGCGATTAGTGGAGGACCGATATACGTAAG TGATGCCCCCGGAAAGCACAACTTTGAGTTGCTGAAGAAATTGGTGTTGCCCGATGGATCCATTCTTCGCGCTCGATTGCCCGGTCGTCCTACGCGTGATTGCCTCTTCTCCGATCCTGCTCGTGATGGCGTGAG CTTGCTCAAGATATGGAACATGAACAAGTACACCGGAGTTCTTGGGGTCTTCAATTGCCAAGGTGCAGCGTGGAGCTCCACGGAGAAGAAGAACATGTTCCACCAAACAACATCAGAGGCTCTGACCTGCGCCGTGAGAGGAAGTGACGTGCATCTCGTCTCCGAGGCTGCAACCGACCGAGACTGGAAAGGTGACTGCGTTGCCTTCCGCCACAGAGACGGAGAGCTTGTCCTCCTCCCATTCAGAGCTGCCATGCCCGTCTCCTTGAAGGTTTTGGAGCATGAGATCTTCACAGTCTCCCCCATCAAG GATCTGGCACCTGGTATCAGATTTGCGCCGATAGGCCTGGCGGACATGTTCAATGCTGGAGCAGCAGTAGAAGGCCTCACATACCATGTTCTGAGTGCAGCCAGCATGTTGGAGTCCGGTTCAGGATTCGGCGGTAGCGAGTCGAACGAGGCACCGCCGCCGGCGAACAGGGGACCCGATGCTCTTGCAATAATTTGCATGGAAGTCAAGGGATGCGGGAGATTTGGAGCATACTCCTCCGTTAGGCCGAGGAGATGTTCGCTGGGTTCTGTGGATGTAGAGTTCGCTTATGATTCTTCTTCTGGTTTCCTGGCTCTTCATTTAGAAGCCATGCCCAAGGGTGATCAGAGAGTTCACAATGTAGTGGTCGAAGTGTAG
- the LOC135641081 gene encoding probable galactinol--sucrose galactosyltransferase 6 isoform X2, giving the protein MRGSAIYARLPSPPLPIKPPYFSRFISFFPSRSVAVSPRLSSPVTTPFTTFCSKAASESGSLVGEPKEMTITKTVWVSDRKLVIKDRTVLSGVPENVISSSAVSSGPVDGIFLGTQFSEPSCRHVVSLGTLRDVRFLASFRFKLWWMAQKMGDQGRDIPHETQFLLLESKDGSQLTAMDGSGSSSDEIVYTVFLPLVEGPFRACLQGNSRDELELCLESGDDDTKSASFSHVLFVGAASSDPFAAISGAIDAVKSRLKSFRHRSDKKLPGVVDYFGWCTWDAFYQDVTQEGVEAGLRSLTAGGAPPRFVIIDDGWQSVGSDQSSEEPEKPSPLLRLTGIKENGKFQSKEDPAAGIKTIVQTAKDKYGLKYVYVWHAITGYWGGVRPGVEGMEDYNSKMQYPKVSPGVVENEPGMKTDVLTMQGLGLVHPKSVYKFYNELHRYLAAAGIDGVKVDVQCILETLGAGHGGRVELTRQYHRALDASIAKNFPDNGCIACMSHNTDALYCSKQTAVVRASDDFYPRDSVSHTIHIASVAYNSIFLGEIMLPDWDMFHSLHPAAEYHASARAISGGPIYVSDAPGKHNFELLKKLVLPDGSILRARLPGRPTRDCLFSDPARDGVSLLKIWNMNKYTGVLGVFNCQGAAWSSTEKKNMFHQTTSEALTCAVRGSDVHLVSEAATDRDWKGDCVAFRHRDGELVLLPFRAAMPVSLKVLEHEIFTVSPIKDLAPGIRFAPIGLADMFNAGAAVEGLTYHVLSAASMLESGSGFGGSESNEAPPPANRGPDALAIICMEVKGCGRFGAYSSVRPRRCSLGSVDVEFAYDSSSGFLALHLEAMPKGDQRVHNVVVEV; this is encoded by the exons ATGAGGGGCAGTGCCATTTATGCCcgcctcccttctcctcccctccCTATAAAACCTCCTTACTTCTCTCGATTCATCTCGTTCTTTCCTTCCAGATCTGTTGCAGTGTCTCCTAGATTGTCTTCTCCTGTCACGACTCCCTTCACCACCTTTTGTTCCAAG GCAGCATCTGAATCGGGATCGCTTGTCGgagagcccaaagagatgacgatCACCAAAACAGTCTGGGTTTCTGATAGGAAACTGGTCATCAAAGACCGCACCGTCCTCTCCGGCGTTCCTGAGAACGTGATCTCTAGCTCTGCCGTCAGCTCCGGCCCCGTCGACGGCATCTTCCTCGGCACTCAGTTCTCTGAGCCGTCATGTCGTCATGTCGTGTCTCTTGGCACGCTGAG AGATGTTCGATTCTTGGCGAGCTTCCGCTTCAAGCTGTGGTGGATGGCTCAGAAGATGGGCGATCAGGGGAGGGACATCCCCCATGAGACCCAATTCCTCCTCCTTGAATCCAAGGATGGATCTCAGCTTACGGCGATggatggcagcggcagcagcagcgatgAGATTGTCTACACCGTCTTCCTCCCGCTAGTCGAAGGCCCCTTCCGGGCCTGCCTCCAGGGTAACTCCCGCGACGAGCTGGAGCTGTGCCTTGAGAGCGGCGACGACGACACCAAGTCCGCCTCCTTCTCCCACGTCCTGTTCGTCGGCGCCGCGAGCTCCGACCCCTTTGCAGCCATATCAGGCGCCATCGACGCCGTCAAGTCCCGTCTCAAGTCCTTCCGCCACCGCAGCGATAAGAAGCTCCCGGGCGTCGTGGACTACTTCGGCTGGTGCACGTGGGACGCCTTCTACCAGGACGTCACGCAGGAGGGCGTCGAAGCCGGGCTCAGAAGCCTCACTGCCGGCGGCGCCCCGCCGCGATTCGTCATCATCGATGACGGATGGCAGTCCGTCGGCTCCGATCAATCCTCAGAAGAGCCAGAGAAGCCGAGTCCTTTGCTACGGCTGACCGGAATCAAGGAGAACGGCAAGttccagagcaaggaggatcccgCCGCCGGGATCAAGACAATCGTGCAAACAGCGAAGGACAAGTACGGGCTCAAGTATGTCTACGTATGGCACGCGATCACTGGGTACTGGGGCGGAGTGCGGCCGGGGGTCGAGGGGATGGAGGACTACAATTCCAAGATGCAGTACCCCAAGGTGTCGCCGGGAGTGGTGGAGAACGAGCCGGGGATGAAGACGGACGTGCTCACGATGCAGGGGCTGGGCCTGGTGCACCCCAAGAGCGTATACAAGTTCTACAACGAGCTCCACCGCTACTTGGCGGCCGCCGGCATCGACGGGGTCAAGGTCGACGTGCAGTGCATCTTGGAGACCCTCGGTGCCGGACACGGTGGGAGGGTGGAGCTGACGCGACAGTACCACCGGGCTCTCGATGCATCGATCGCCAAGAATTTCCCGGACAATGGCTGCATCGCTTGCATGAGCCACAACACCGATGCTCTCTACTG CTCGAAGCAGACGGCGGTGGTGCGGGCGTCGGATGATTTCTACCCGAGGGATTCGGTGTCGCACACCATCCACATCGCCTCAGTTGCGTACAACAGCATCTTCCTCGGTGAGATCATGCTCCCTGATTGGGACATGTTCCACTCTCTGCATCCGGCAGCAGAGTACCATGCATCAGCTCGAGCGATTAGTGGAGGACCGATATACGTAAG TGATGCCCCCGGAAAGCACAACTTTGAGTTGCTGAAGAAATTGGTGTTGCCCGATGGATCCATTCTTCGCGCTCGATTGCCCGGTCGTCCTACGCGTGATTGCCTCTTCTCCGATCCTGCTCGTGATGGCGTGAG CTTGCTCAAGATATGGAACATGAACAAGTACACCGGAGTTCTTGGGGTCTTCAATTGCCAAGGTGCAGCGTGGAGCTCCACGGAGAAGAAGAACATGTTCCACCAAACAACATCAGAGGCTCTGACCTGCGCCGTGAGAGGAAGTGACGTGCATCTCGTCTCCGAGGCTGCAACCGACCGAGACTGGAAAGGTGACTGCGTTGCCTTCCGCCACAGAGACGGAGAGCTTGTCCTCCTCCCATTCAGAGCTGCCATGCCCGTCTCCTTGAAGGTTTTGGAGCATGAGATCTTCACAGTCTCCCCCATCAAG GATCTGGCACCTGGTATCAGATTTGCGCCGATAGGCCTGGCGGACATGTTCAATGCTGGAGCAGCAGTAGAAGGCCTCACATACCATGTTCTGAGTGCAGCCAGCATGTTGGAGTCCGGTTCAGGATTCGGCGGTAGCGAGTCGAACGAGGCACCGCCGCCGGCGAACAGGGGACCCGATGCTCTTGCAATAATTTGCATGGAAGTCAAGGGATGCGGGAGATTTGGAGCATACTCCTCCGTTAGGCCGAGGAGATGTTCGCTGGGTTCTGTGGATGTAGAGTTCGCTTATGATTCTTCTTCTGGTTTCCTGGCTCTTCATTTAGAAGCCATGCCCAAGGGTGATCAGAGAGTTCACAATGTAGTGGTCGAAGTGTAG